From Deltaproteobacteria bacterium, the proteins below share one genomic window:
- a CDS encoding NAD-dependent succinate-semialdehyde dehydrogenase, which produces MADQTLIRSINPATEAVLATFEPTPPAGVERALDQAVTAGRGWRRSTFTDRATLMRQAAAYLRRERAHLGALATAEMGKPVAEAEAEVDKCAWACEYYADNAEGFLADQPRSSSARESYVQFIPLGTVLAVMPWNFPFWQVFRFAAPALMAGNTGILKHASNVPQCALAIAEVFSRCGFPPGVFQTLLIAGAAASRLIEDPRIAAVTITGSEQAGSQVAAGAGRAIKKSVLELGGSDPFIVLADADLPAAVATGLRARFQNTGQSCIAAKRFIVEAPVFREFQERFVEGTRALRVGDPMDRTTQVGPLARDDLRDTLDRQVRRSVEQGAEVLAGGHRRAGRGYFYQPTVVANVRAEMPVAGEEVFGPVAALIQARDADEAVALANQSDYGLGAALWTSDLPRARRLARELESGQVFVNGLVASDPRLPFGGVKRSGYGRELSDYGIREFVNIQTVWIGPAQA; this is translated from the coding sequence ATGGCTGACCAGACATTGATCCGGTCCATCAACCCGGCCACCGAAGCCGTGCTTGCCACCTTCGAGCCCACTCCACCCGCCGGCGTCGAGCGGGCGCTCGACCAGGCCGTGACAGCCGGGCGCGGCTGGCGCCGGAGCACTTTCACCGACCGGGCAACCCTGATGCGGCAGGCGGCGGCGTACTTGCGCCGAGAGCGGGCACACCTGGGCGCACTGGCGACGGCGGAAATGGGCAAGCCTGTCGCCGAAGCGGAGGCGGAAGTGGACAAGTGCGCCTGGGCCTGTGAGTATTACGCCGACAACGCCGAGGGCTTTCTGGCCGACCAGCCTCGCTCTTCGAGCGCGCGGGAGAGTTACGTGCAATTCATCCCGCTCGGCACCGTGCTGGCCGTGATGCCGTGGAACTTTCCCTTCTGGCAGGTGTTCCGCTTTGCCGCGCCGGCGTTGATGGCGGGCAATACCGGCATACTCAAACACGCCTCGAACGTGCCCCAATGCGCGCTGGCAATTGCCGAGGTCTTCAGCCGCTGTGGCTTTCCGCCCGGGGTGTTTCAGACCCTGCTGATCGCGGGCGCAGCTGCCAGTCGCTTGATCGAGGACCCGCGCATCGCGGCGGTGACAATCACCGGCAGTGAGCAGGCGGGCAGTCAGGTGGCCGCCGGCGCCGGGCGCGCGATCAAGAAGAGCGTGCTCGAGTTGGGCGGGTCGGACCCGTTCATCGTCCTGGCGGATGCCGACCTCCCCGCCGCGGTCGCCACCGGCCTGCGGGCGCGCTTTCAGAACACCGGCCAGAGCTGCATCGCGGCCAAGCGCTTCATAGTTGAAGCACCGGTGTTTCGCGAGTTCCAGGAGCGGTTCGTAGAAGGCACGCGGGCTCTGCGGGTGGGCGACCCGATGGATCGCACAACCCAGGTCGGACCGCTGGCGCGCGACGATCTGCGCGACACGCTCGACCGCCAAGTGCGCCGCTCGGTCGAACAGGGGGCGGAGGTGCTGGCCGGCGGCCACCGGCGCGCTGGACGCGGCTACTTCTACCAGCCGACGGTGGTGGCCAACGTGCGCGCGGAAATGCCGGTCGCTGGCGAAGAGGTGTTCGGACCGGTGGCCGCTCTGATCCAGGCACGCGATGCGGATGAGGCCGTCGCACTCGCCAACCAGTCGGACTACGGGCTCGGCGCCGCGCTCTGGACCAGTGACCTGCCCCGTGCGCGGCGTCTGGCGCGCGAGCTCGAAAGCGGCCAGGTGTTCGTCAACGGCTTGGTCGCCTCCGACCCGCGTTTGCCCTTCGGCGGCGTCAAACGCTCGGGTTATGGGCGCGAACTCTCCGACTACGGCATTCGCGAGTTCGTCAACATCCAGACGGTGTGGATCGGCCCGGCGCAGGCCTAG